TTTTCCGTTACTCTGTGCAATCTGCGCCACAATGGTCACAATACCGTCTTCCGCCAGTTTCTGTCTGTCGAGCACTACATCGTTCTCGATCGTCATATTGTTCTGGTTGTCGATATAAGTCTTGCCTGACTTGACCGTTTTGACCTTCTTGAGGTACTTTGGTGTGATCTCGACCTGGTCACCATCACTCATGAGAAGGATATTTCTCTCATCCACACCACAGCTTACCGCAGTTTTCGCATGCTTTGCAATGTGATTGTACTCACCGTGTACCGGGAGGAAAAACTTTGGCTGTACCAGTCTAAGAATAAGTTTCTGCTCCTCCTGTGCTGCATGTCCGGAGACATGGATATCGGAAAATTCTCTGTAACGTACCGTCACACCTGCTTTGACCAGCAGGTTCATCAGTTTGGAAACGGAAGCTTCGTTCCCCGGAATAGCCGAAGCGGAGATGATGACGGTATCGGACGGCTTGAGCTTGATATGTCTGTGTTCATCGGTCGCCATACGATTCAATGCCGCCATGGTCTCCCCCTGAGAACCTGTAGTAACGATGAGGACTTCATGGTCTGCATATTTTGGTACTTCATGTACCTCGATGAAATGTTTATCCTCAATATCTACAAAGCCGAGTGCACGGTTGGTTTCGACATTTCGCTCCATGGATCGCCCGATCACACAGATCTTTCTTCCGTGCTTCACCCCACGTTCCATCGCCTGGAAGATACGGTGGACATTCGAGGAGAAAGTCGACATGATGACCCGTCCTTTGGCCATTTCGAAGAGTGAATCGAAGGTTTTACCGACCACTGTCTCACTTTTGGTGAATCCGGGGTTGTGTGAGTTGGTGGAGTCCGAGAAGAGGCAGAGTACCCCTTTGGAACCATAGTAGGCATAACGCTGAAGGTCCATTGTATAGCCGTCCACAGGCGTATGGTCTACTTTGAAGTCAGCCGTGTGTATCAAAGTACCTGCCGGTGTTTCTATTGCCAGAGAACAGGCATCGATGATTGAGTGTGTATTATGCATCCACTCGATCTTCATATCACCGATAGTATACTGTTTTCTCTTGGTCACAAAATTGAAGTATTTCGCATCTGCTTTGAGCCCATGTTCATTGAACTTGTTCTCGATCATCGCCAAAGCCAGTGGTGTACCGTACACTGGGAACTTTAACTCTTTAAAGAGGTAGGGCATTGCACCGATGTGGTCTTCGTGCCCGTGCGTGATCACGATCGCTTTGATCTTGTCTTTGATCGCATGCAGATAGGAGAAATCCGGTACCAGGATGTCTACCCCGTGCATTGTCTCATCTGGGAAACTCATGCCCACATCAATGACGATCGCAGTACTTTCCGTTTCAAGTACCGCCATATTCCCGCCGATCTCGCCAAGTCCTCCAAGCGGTGTAAAACGTACCTTTCCCTTGGAATTGATGTCGATCTGCTTCCATGGTGCCATTCTGGCTTCCTGGACACGTCTGTTCTCTTCCATGGAAGCACGCATCGCATCATTTACTGTCGTGACATTCTTGCGTTTGTTTCTGTTCTTGTTCTGATTGCTGTTTTTATTCTGACCGTTATTGGGTTTTCTGTTTTGATTATTCTTTTGATTCGGGTTTGGTCTTCTGTTCTGGTTGTTTCCCTGGCCTTCAGAAGCATTCTGCTGTCTGTTCGGATTTGGTTTACGGTTTTGGTTGGGCTTTCTGTTGGGATTGTTACCCTGTCTATTTTCGCCCTGGCTGCTCTCTGTTCTGTTCTGTCTGTGGGGGTTGGGTCTTCTATTGCGCTGAGGTTTGTTTTCCTGCGCTTTATTGTCCCCTGTTTTTGGCCCTTGATTTTGAGAGTTTTCGCTGTTTGTTTTGTTGTTTTCCATCTAAATTATCCTTTAATTCATTGTATAAGTGATGATAAATAGATGTCCCAGCTTCATGAGGCCGCATCGTGGAAGGAAGTTCCAGTTCTGCGAAAGTCTTTTCTACCAAATCTTTGGGAAAAGCCGTCATAAGATTTTTGGAAAGTTTTTTTCGCGGCTGCGAAAAAGCGATCTTCAAGAACGCTTCAAACTTCTCATCATCAAATGACCGGTTCTTCTCAATTAAAAGCACGGCGGAAGTGACGTTCGGGGGAGGGACGAATGCTTCGCGCTCAACCTCGAAACAGAGTGTCGCCTTCCCTACGGTCGAGGCCAGTACCGAGAGAGCGGAAAACGCCTTCTCGCCTGCCTCTGCCGCAAATTTTACGGCAACTTCCTTCTGAACCATGACCAGTACGGACCGGCAGTGTTCATCCTTGAATGCTTTTAAGATGATATTGGTCGCGATATAATAGGGCAGGTTGGCTACCAGATGATAAGGCTCATCCAGTAAACTTCCCGACTCCCAACGCTCAAGCACATCCCCGCAGCGCAGTTCGAAGCTCCCGTTGTGGATAGGCTCCTCGAATTCCGACGTAAGATGCTCGCATAATCTTTTATCAACCTCAAATGCTGTGACATTTCGAGCTTTTACAAGCTCTTTGGTTAAATCACCTAAGCCAGGCCCGATCTCTGCGACCCGAAGGCAGTCATTGGGCATCGCTTGGATGATTTGCTGAAGGTAATAATCACTTTTCAGAAAATTCTGGCCAAACTTTTTACTTGCAAATTCGGCTAAATTTTCAATAATCATACTATAATATACCTTTATACCTGATGCTAATCCCCTATTTGGGATAATTTTTGTATAATTC
This DNA window, taken from Sulfurovum lithotrophicum, encodes the following:
- a CDS encoding ribonuclease J, which gives rise to MENNKTNSENSQNQGPKTGDNKAQENKPQRNRRPNPHRQNRTESSQGENRQGNNPNRKPNQNRKPNPNRQQNASEGQGNNQNRRPNPNQKNNQNRKPNNGQNKNSNQNKNRNKRKNVTTVNDAMRASMEENRRVQEARMAPWKQIDINSKGKVRFTPLGGLGEIGGNMAVLETESTAIVIDVGMSFPDETMHGVDILVPDFSYLHAIKDKIKAIVITHGHEDHIGAMPYLFKELKFPVYGTPLALAMIENKFNEHGLKADAKYFNFVTKRKQYTIGDMKIEWMHNTHSIIDACSLAIETPAGTLIHTADFKVDHTPVDGYTMDLQRYAYYGSKGVLCLFSDSTNSHNPGFTKSETVVGKTFDSLFEMAKGRVIMSTFSSNVHRIFQAMERGVKHGRKICVIGRSMERNVETNRALGFVDIEDKHFIEVHEVPKYADHEVLIVTTGSQGETMAALNRMATDEHRHIKLKPSDTVIISASAIPGNEASVSKLMNLLVKAGVTVRYREFSDIHVSGHAAQEEQKLILRLVQPKFFLPVHGEYNHIAKHAKTAVSCGVDERNILLMSDGDQVEITPKYLKKVKTVKSGKTYIDNQNNMTIENDVVLDRQKLAEDGIVTIVAQIAQSNGKMVGKPVVYTHGLVPDKEDKKFAKEIELLLETMLLNMKGEGLKDHIHVENEIRNAVRKHVIRSKKRYPLIIPTVFIV
- the rsmA gene encoding 16S rRNA (adenine(1518)-N(6)/adenine(1519)-N(6))-dimethyltransferase RsmA — its product is MIIENLAEFASKKFGQNFLKSDYYLQQIIQAMPNDCLRVAEIGPGLGDLTKELVKARNVTAFEVDKRLCEHLTSEFEEPIHNGSFELRCGDVLERWESGSLLDEPYHLVANLPYYIATNIILKAFKDEHCRSVLVMVQKEVAVKFAAEAGEKAFSALSVLASTVGKATLCFEVEREAFVPPPNVTSAVLLIEKNRSFDDEKFEAFLKIAFSQPRKKLSKNLMTAFPKDLVEKTFAELELPSTMRPHEAGTSIYHHLYNELKDNLDGKQQNKQRKLSKSRAKNRGQ